Genomic window (Lujinxingia vulgaris):
GGTCGCGCTGGGAGCGCTGCTCGCCAGGGATCAGACTTCGAGCAGGATGCGCTCGGGGTTCTCCAGGCATTCTTTGATGCGGACCAGGAAGCTGACCGCCTCGCGACCATCGATGATGCGGTGGTCGTAGGAGAGGGCCAGGTACATGATCGGGCGGATCTCGACCTTGCCATCGATGGCGACCGGGCGCTCCACGATGTTGTGCATGCCCAGGATACCCGACTGCGGCGGGTTGAGGATGGGCGTGGAGAGCATCGAGCCGTAGATGCCACCGTTGGAGATGGTGAAGGTGCCACCCTGCAGCTCAGGCAGCGTCAACTTGTTGTTGACGGCCTTGTCGACGAGTTTGCCCAGCTCCTGCTCGGTCTGCGCGAAGCTGTATTGGTCGGCGTTCTTGAGCACCGGCACCACCAGCCCGCGGCCACCGCCGACGGCCACGCCGATGTTGTAGTAGTTCTTGTAAACAACATCGTTGCCGTCGATCTCGGCGTTGACCGAGGGGAAGGCCTTGAGCGCTTCGATCGAGGCTTTGATGAAGAAGGACATGAAGCCCAGCTTGATGCCGTACTTCTTAACGAAGCGATCCTGGTACTGCTTGCGCAGCGCCATGATCTCGGTCATGTCGACTTCGTTGAAGGTGGTGAGCATCGCGGCGTTGTGCTGGGCTTCGACCAGGCGGCGCGCCACGGTCTGGCGCAGCTTGCTCATGGTCACGCGCTCTTCGAGCGCGCCCTGATCAACGGCGGGGCGAGAGGCTTCCACGGCTTTTTCGGCTTCGGCTTTCTTGCTGGACTTGCCGCCATCTTTGATGTGCTCGAGCACATCGCCCTTGGTGACGCGTCCGCCCGGGCCGGTGCCCTTGATGTCGGCCAGCTTCAGGTTGTTCTCTTCGACCAGGCGCTGAACCGCCGGGCCAACCTTATCGTGGTCGGCGCCGTCGCCCTCGTCGGAGGCCGCGGCAGCTTTGGGGGCCACGTCAGCCGAGGCCTCAGCTTTGGTGTCGCCGGCGTCGCCGCCTTTGGACTCGCCAGGCTCGATGTCGGCGATGACATCGCCCGGGTTAACGGAGTCATCGATGGCAAAGCGCAGCTTCTTGATGGTGCCTGCGACCGGCGCGGGAACCTCGACGGTGATCTTGTCGGTCTCCAGCTCGGCAATGATCTCGTCTTCTTCGACGAAATCACCTTCTTTTTTCAGCCATTCAGCGATGATCGCCTCGGTGACAGACTCACCAAGGGTGGGGACCTCTACGGGTACGCTCATGTAAGGCCTCGTAGGCGTGCAACGTAAGAACTAATAGTACAGGGGCTCACTAACACAACATGGATCGGCGAAGCGCAGCCTCGCCGCGCCCAAGGGGTTACCAGACCTGGGCGCTGAAACACAAGCCCGCCGGGGGCTTGTCGGGGTTTAATCGAGGGTCTCGGCGAAGGCTTTGGTCACCAGCGCGCGCTGCTCAAGCTCGTGGCTCTCGTAGGCACCGGTGGCCGGGCTGGCGCTGGCCACGCGTCCGACGTAGGCCGGAAGCGGATCGGCACCGAAGAGCTCGATGAGACGCGGGAAGATGTAGTGCCAGGAACCCATGTTCTTGGGCTCTTCCTGGACCCACACGATCTCGCGGGAGTTCTTGAAAGGCGCGACCGCGTCCTGAAGAAGTTTGCCTTCGAGCGGGTAGAGCTGCTCGACGCGCACGATGGCGACATCGTCGATGCCCTGCTCGGCGGCGTAGTCGCAGAGGTCGTAGTAGACCTTTCCGGAGCAAAGCAGCACGCGGCGGACTTTCTCGGTGTTCACCGACTCGCGCGTCTCTTTGAGGATGGGCTGGAAGCCCACGGTGGTGAAGTCCTCCATGGGGCTGACCGCGTCTTTGTGGCGCAGCAGGCTCTTGGGGCTCATCACGATCAGGGGCTTGCGCGCGCTGTGCAGCACCTGGCGGCGCAGCGCGTGGAAGTACTGCGCCGGCGTGGTCATGTTGCAGACGTACATATTGTCGCCGGCGCAGAGCTGGAGGAAGCGCTCCAGGCGAGCGGAGGAGTGCTCCGGGCCCTGGCCCTCGTAGCCGTGGGGGAGGAGGAGGGTGAGCGCGCTGAGGCGCTTCCACTTATCTTCGCCGGAGTTGATGAACTGGTCGATGATGACCTGGGCGCCGTTGACGAAGTCGCCGAACTGCGCCTCCCAGAGCACGAGCGCGTCGGGGGAGTCGAGGCTAAAGCCGTACTCAAAGCCCAGGACCGCGTTCTCGGAGAGGGTGGAGTTGTAGATCTCGATGGAGGCCTGGTCTTCCTTGAGGTTGCGCAGCGGCCAGTAGCCTTCACCGGTCTCGGTGTCGAAGAGGGCGGCGTGGCGGTGGCTGAAGGTGCCGCGGATGCAGTCCTGGCCGGTCATGCGGATGCGCGTGCCGTTGATCAGCAGCGACGCAAACGCCAGCGCCTCGCCAGTGCCCCAGTCGGCCGGGGCCTCGCCAGATGCGACCTGCTCGCGACCTTTGAGGAAGCGGCGCAGCGTGCGGTGCACGTTGTGGCTCTCGGGGACTTCGGTGAGTTTGCGGGCGAGCTCTTTGAAAAGATCTTCATTGATGGGCGCGTCGTTTCCGGCGCCGGCTTCGAGTTCGCCGCCGTGGTACGGCGTCCACAGCCCGTCGAGGCTGCTGATGGACTTGCGCTGGGGCTGCTCGCGCACCTCTTTGAAGACTTCGCCGTAGTAATCCATGCGCTCGTTCCAGACCGCCTCGGTCTGGTCGGCGCTCATGATCTGGCGCTCGATGAGGCTGTCGACGTACTTCTCGCGCACCGGCTTGGAGCTGTCGATGGCGCCGTACATCTCAGGCTGGGTGAAGCGGGGTTCGTCGCCTTCGTTGTGGCCGTAGCGGCGGTAGCAGACCAGGTCCACGATGACATCTTCGCCAAAGCGCTGGCGGTACTGCATGGCGAGCTTCATCACGCGCACGCAGGCTTCGGGGTCGTCGCCGTTGACGTGGAAGATCGGCACTTCCAGCATCTTCGCCACGTCGGTGGCGTAGGTCGTGGAGCGGCCGTCTTCGGGGTTGGTGGTGAAGCCGATCTGGTTGTTGATCACCACGTGGATGGTGCCGCCGACGTTGTAGCCTTTGACGCGCGCCAGGTTGAGCGACTCGGTCACGATGCCCTGGCCGGAGAAGGCTGCGTCGCCGTGCAGGAGCAGCGGCAGGAGCTTCTGGCGGGCGGCCTCGGTGCCCAGGCGATCTTGTTTGGCGCGCACGCGCCCCAGGACCACCGGGTTCACAAACTCGAGGTGGCTGGGGTTAAAGCAGAGCGAGAGGTGAACGGTCTTGCCGTTGCGCGTGGGGTGATCGCTGGAGAACCCCATGTGGTATTTGACGTCGCTGCTGCCGACGTACTCCTCGGGGGTCTGGACTTTTTCGAACTCCGAGAACATCGCCTCAGCGGGCTTGTTCATGATGTTGTGGAGCACGTTGAGGCGACCGCGGTGGGCCATGCCCACGACGACCTCTTCGACGCCGGAGTCGGCGGCCTCTTCGAGCATGAAGTCGAGCATCGGGATCAGCGACTCCCCGCCGGTGAGCGAGAAGCGCTTGGCGCCGACGTACTTCTTATGCAGGAAGGTCTCAAAGGCGTCGGCGTCGACGAGCTTTTTGAGGATGTGCGGGCCGTCGGCGGCGACATCGAGCGGGGCGTAGTCGTTGCGCTCGATGCGATCGCGCAGCCAGGTGCGGGACTGGCTGCCCGGCATGTTCTGGTATTCGACGGCGATGTGGCCGCAATAAAGATCGCGCAGGCGCTGGAGAAGATCGCCCAGGGTCACTTCGCGGGAGCCGAAGAGGGGCTCGTAGTTGACCTTCGCCTTAAGATCGCCGGAGGTGAAGCCGTAGAGCGAGGGCTCAAGCTCCGGGGGGGCGGGGCGGCGCGGACGATCGAGGGGATCGATCTTCGCGATCAGGTGACCGTGGAGGCGGAAGGCGCGCACGATCGCCTCGACGCGCGCGGCAAACCCCTCGGTGCGGCCGGGAGCCTTCACCGTGATCCCTTCGGCCTTATCCACCCAGACCGCCTCGCCACCCAGATCCCGGGTGGGGACGCGGGCCGGCTCAAAGATCGAGCGGGGCTTGAAGTGGGGGGCGCCACTGTTGACCGGGGCGTCGCCGCCAAAATACTCCTGGAAGATCGGCTTCCAGCTCGGATCGACCGAGGAGGCGTCTTCCAGGTACTGGCGGTAGAGATCCTCGATAAACGCGAGGTTCTCCCCGGTAAATTGGCTGTCGGAGGCGGTGGGCCGGGGCGAGTTGGGTGCTTGCTCGTTGGAGTCTTTCACGGTCATCAACTTCTGAAGGACAAAGGATGCAAGTCGAGCGGCCTGGTCGTGTCCCATAACGACCCGGGCGCGAAGCTATTTCTCAGAGCTTGGAAGAGGTGGCGAGCAGGGCTCCCCGGAGGGGGAGAAAGCCGGGCAAATGGCAGGTCGGTCCCGGCGCAGATGTGGAGCGATCGGTGGGGCGCGTCGGATGCGGCGCGCGGGGTAGCCAGCAGCAATAAAGAGATGAGAGGCGCACATCAAGGATCGGGTGCAGGTACCGGGTTTAAAAAAAGCGCCCCGAGGGCGCCTGATCATTACAATAACGATGGGACCAACGCGGTCAAGAAAGATCGCGGCAGAAATGGGGCCAGCCGGCTTGCGCAGCCCCCGGGAGATGCCTTCCTTGACACCTTTGAAAACACCGTGTTAAAGCCGCGACGGTTTTCCCGCAAAACGGCCAAGAGGGCCAGAAATAAGGCGGGAAGCGCAACTTCCCGCTGACTTAAAAGGCGCCACGATGATCGATGTAATGACCGCTTCAAGTCCGCTGCTCGTCGCAGCGGTTGCGATCGACATAGACGGCACGCTCTTCGTTCAGATGGGCGCGTTCTTGCTCGTCTTTGTGATCCTGAACTTCGTCCTGATCAAGCCCTACCTCAAGACGGTGGAAGCACGCGAAGAGAGCGTGCAGGGCTCCTCCGAAGAGGCCGGTGAGATGGACGCACAGGCCGCCGTGCTCACCGCTTCCTACGATGAGAAGCTGAGCAAAGCGCGCCGCGAGGCCCAGGATGTGCGCGAGTCCCTGCGCAATCAGGGGCTGGCCGAGCAGGACGATATCCTCGAAGAGGTGCGCGAGGAGCTCGGCGGCAAGCTGGCCGAAGAGCGCAAGGTGATCGAGGATCGCGTGGTTGCGGCCCGCGCCGAGATCGACGAGCGTGCCCGTGCGCTGGCCGAGGCGATGGTTCAGAAGGTGCTCCCGCAGGGATAAGCCGTTGAGCGCGCGTCTTTCTAAGGACGGCGCGCCCACTCCTAAGTTAGTCAGGACAAGAACATGACTTCGAAACTTCTTCGCGTGGCGGGCTCCCGGCGGGCGATCTTTGTGCAGGTGCTTGTGCTCCTGGTGTGCGTGAGCGCGCCTGCGTTTGCGGCGGCTTCCGGTGAGGGCCACGGCTTCCCCTGGAAGTACTGGTTTACCGGCATCTTCAACCTGCTGGTGTTCCTGGGGATCATCATCAAGTTTGGTGGCCCGGCGATCCGCGACTTCTTTGCCAACCGCCGCGAGACCTTCCTGGCGGACATGAACGCCGCCAGGCTCGCCCGCGAGCAAGCCGAGGCTCGCCTGGCCGAGCTCAACGCGAAGCTCGAGGCGCTGGAGCGCGATCGTCAGTCGATGCTCGACGAGTACCACGCTCAGGGTGAGCGCGAGAAACAGCGCCTGATCGACGCCGCCAAGAAGAGCGTCGAGAAGATGCGGGCCGACGCCGAGCTGACCATCCAGCAGGAGGTCAAGCGCGCGGTGGCCATGCTCGAAGAGCAGGCGGTCAACACCGCCCTGGAGATGGCGCAGCGCGTGGCGAGTGAGCGCGTGGATGCCGGTGTGCAGAACAAGCTCGTCGAGAGCTACGTTGCCGAGCTGGGCAAGGCGTCTTCGGCGGCTAAGAACTGAATGGTTTTCAGGCGCCCTCAAACCGCCGAAGTTCCGGTCTGAGCAGAGCGCTTATCAGGAGTAGATATGGCAAAGGTACCGGTAGCCCGACGATACGCCCGCGCGCTGCTCGAGCTCGCAAGCGAGCAGAAGAAGCTCGAGCCGATTCACGGCTCGCTGAGCTGGTTGAGCGAGGCGTTTGATCAGAGCGAGACGCTGCGTCAGGCGCTGCTCAACCCCGGGGTCAAGCTCAAGGAGCGCCGCGCGGTGATCGAAGCGCTGGCTCAGAAGCAGGGCTGGGATCAGCTCTTTAAGAACTTTGTGATGCTGCTCCTCGACCGCGATCGCCTGCGCTATGTGCGCGAGATCGCCGAGGATTTCAGCGCCGGTGTCGACGAGAAGGCCGGCCGGGTTCGCGCTCGCGTGAGCAGCGCCACGGCGCTGAGCGACGCGCAGCTGGCCGAGGTCAAGGCGGCGCTTGCGAAGATGACGGGTAAAGAGGTGCTGGTGGAGACGTCGGTGGACGAGGCTCTCATCGGCGGGGTCGTCGCGCGGGTCGGCGGCTCGATCTACGACGGTTCGGTGCGCACTCAGCTCAAGCGGATGCGCGAAGCGA
Coding sequences:
- the odhB gene encoding 2-oxoglutarate dehydrogenase complex dihydrolipoyllysine-residue succinyltransferase: MSVPVEVPTLGESVTEAIIAEWLKKEGDFVEEDEIIAELETDKITVEVPAPVAGTIKKLRFAIDDSVNPGDVIADIEPGESKGGDAGDTKAEASADVAPKAAAASDEGDGADHDKVGPAVQRLVEENNLKLADIKGTGPGGRVTKGDVLEHIKDGGKSSKKAEAEKAVEASRPAVDQGALEERVTMSKLRQTVARRLVEAQHNAAMLTTFNEVDMTEIMALRKQYQDRFVKKYGIKLGFMSFFIKASIEALKAFPSVNAEIDGNDVVYKNYYNIGVAVGGGRGLVVPVLKNADQYSFAQTEQELGKLVDKAVNNKLTLPELQGGTFTISNGGIYGSMLSTPILNPPQSGILGMHNIVERPVAIDGKVEIRPIMYLALSYDHRIIDGREAVSFLVRIKECLENPERILLEV
- a CDS encoding 2-oxoglutarate dehydrogenase E1 component, with protein sequence MTVKDSNEQAPNSPRPTASDSQFTGENLAFIEDLYRQYLEDASSVDPSWKPIFQEYFGGDAPVNSGAPHFKPRSIFEPARVPTRDLGGEAVWVDKAEGITVKAPGRTEGFAARVEAIVRAFRLHGHLIAKIDPLDRPRRPAPPELEPSLYGFTSGDLKAKVNYEPLFGSREVTLGDLLQRLRDLYCGHIAVEYQNMPGSQSRTWLRDRIERNDYAPLDVAADGPHILKKLVDADAFETFLHKKYVGAKRFSLTGGESLIPMLDFMLEEAADSGVEEVVVGMAHRGRLNVLHNIMNKPAEAMFSEFEKVQTPEEYVGSSDVKYHMGFSSDHPTRNGKTVHLSLCFNPSHLEFVNPVVLGRVRAKQDRLGTEAARQKLLPLLLHGDAAFSGQGIVTESLNLARVKGYNVGGTIHVVINNQIGFTTNPEDGRSTTYATDVAKMLEVPIFHVNGDDPEACVRVMKLAMQYRQRFGEDVIVDLVCYRRYGHNEGDEPRFTQPEMYGAIDSSKPVREKYVDSLIERQIMSADQTEAVWNERMDYYGEVFKEVREQPQRKSISSLDGLWTPYHGGELEAGAGNDAPINEDLFKELARKLTEVPESHNVHRTLRRFLKGREQVASGEAPADWGTGEALAFASLLINGTRIRMTGQDCIRGTFSHRHAALFDTETGEGYWPLRNLKEDQASIEIYNSTLSENAVLGFEYGFSLDSPDALVLWEAQFGDFVNGAQVIIDQFINSGEDKWKRLSALTLLLPHGYEGQGPEHSSARLERFLQLCAGDNMYVCNMTTPAQYFHALRRQVLHSARKPLIVMSPKSLLRHKDAVSPMEDFTTVGFQPILKETRESVNTEKVRRVLLCSGKVYYDLCDYAAEQGIDDVAIVRVEQLYPLEGKLLQDAVAPFKNSREIVWVQEEPKNMGSWHYIFPRLIELFGADPLPAYVGRVASASPATGAYESHELEQRALVTKAFAETLD
- a CDS encoding ATP synthase F0 subunit B — protein: MIDVMTASSPLLVAAVAIDIDGTLFVQMGAFLLVFVILNFVLIKPYLKTVEAREESVQGSSEEAGEMDAQAAVLTASYDEKLSKARREAQDVRESLRNQGLAEQDDILEEVREELGGKLAEERKVIEDRVVAARAEIDERARALAEAMVQKVLPQG
- a CDS encoding F0F1 ATP synthase subunit B family protein — translated: MTSKLLRVAGSRRAIFVQVLVLLVCVSAPAFAAASGEGHGFPWKYWFTGIFNLLVFLGIIIKFGGPAIRDFFANRRETFLADMNAARLAREQAEARLAELNAKLEALERDRQSMLDEYHAQGEREKQRLIDAAKKSVEKMRADAELTIQQEVKRAVAMLEEQAVNTALEMAQRVASERVDAGVQNKLVESYVAELGKASSAAKN
- the atpH gene encoding ATP synthase F1 subunit delta, producing the protein MAKVPVARRYARALLELASEQKKLEPIHGSLSWLSEAFDQSETLRQALLNPGVKLKERRAVIEALAQKQGWDQLFKNFVMLLLDRDRLRYVREIAEDFSAGVDEKAGRVRARVSSATALSDAQLAEVKAALAKMTGKEVLVETSVDEALIGGVVARVGGSIYDGSVRTQLKRMREAILKEV